One Harpia harpyja isolate bHarHar1 chromosome 11, bHarHar1 primary haplotype, whole genome shotgun sequence genomic window, TTTGTGCTCTTGTTGGAGAGGGAAATGAAAGCAGCAGGCATTGAACACCGTTGATCTGACCTGATGCAGAAGATGAATGCTGGAGGGCCTGCGGTTCTTTTTCTATCAGGCTTTTTTCGGTCACGAGCTGTTTACTCTCCTCAGTGCCAGTGCAGCCTCAGTGTTCTGCACAGAGTATAACATttatcccttttctctctctctttgaagCACTCGCAGATGAATCCGGGCATTTCTTCTTCAACGGCAACTCTGCCATTGACAACCCCCAGAACTTCAGGGTAGCTGGCACGATCTTCAAGTACCGGAGGCCCTCAAGCCTGAACTCAGATGGGCTGGAGTATATCATAGCTCATGGGCCCACTAACCAGTCTCTGAATGCCATGGTATGTGAGGAGCTAGTTTTAGGCTTCCCTGTCTTGCCTGCCCCAAAATTGTAAACCTCCCCCAGACAAAGGGAATATTAACCTGGTTCCCAAGCCAAACCTGAGTGTGTAGGTGGCTGAGGAAGCCAGATGCTGTCTTAGGAGGTTTCCTTGGGTTTATGAGGATGCTGTCTTCTCTTAACATCCATCACAAAATGGACGTGGCTAGAAAAGGTCTCTGGAAATATAtgtccttaaaataaaaagggttttgttttctttctctgtttcctcCAGTACTATAACTTTAATGGGAAGATGCCACACATAACTTATGACTACACTGTACCACGGACACCACCTCTCCAAACTGCAGCCCCTGCTGTAGACAGACCTCTGTATCATCACCTACCAGAGACCAGCCAGAACCATCCCATTCCAGCCAACTCCAGAGCTGCCCAGGACTTCAATGCCACATGGCTCTCCCTGTCGCCACATGACACCAGTGAACAGCTTCCTCTAAGAGAAGGGCATGAAGATTTAGGCTTTGGCCACCCACACTTCTTCCAAACCAACTCCACCAGTCAGACTCAGGACTGGGGCTGGGAACAAGGTGAAGAGAAGGAGAAGTATGACTTCCAGATAAGACAGGTCTACCATGCAAacacaggagaggaagaggaggaagaagcagcagcagttggAGAAACAGAGTTGGGttggttgctttgtttttccttctctctcatttTGTTCATTGAAAGTGGACATCCCACGTCAGTTTTCTTGAAATCTAAGGTGGCTTTACTGTCAAGAGTGGACAGGAGGGAATGCTGATTAATAGTAGGGTGGAGACTGTGAGGAAGCAGCACAGGACAGTAGCTCTGTAAGGgcaggggagctgggagagggtgGCCACAATACAGATCAGGCAGTGCCCTCTCAGGCAGGGCAGTCCCACGGCACCCAGGCTTGGCGAGCAGGGTAGTGAAAGCAACAGTCCAGTGATCATTAACTGAAAGCAAGGTGACACGTCAAATCTGAGGTCCATCTGGGAAAGCCAAACAACAATTCAGGAACAAAGTACACCTGCAACATTGCTCAGGCCAGGACTGAAGGCccaggcctgagcttaaatggagctccAGAGCAATGGGCAGAGAGTGTGTGTGAGGTTGGTCAGGGCAGTTAAGGCCTGTTGGTGCACCCTAGTGGCAATTTATGATTTTGAGGCCAGGTACTGAATGGGTTTTGCCTTGTTAAATACCACACGCTGAAGTATAAGCCATCCAATATAGTTAAAGCAtccctgtatttttcttccagctcTCAGGTTCAATCAAATTTCCATCAGCACAGCTGTACCCTACAGCATGAGGAGATCCGAGCTCTCGGAGAACAGCCGCATAGCACCCTCCAGGCTTCGTCTCTTCAGGCGACTGTGTCACCGAGACCCACACAACACTGCCTTCTGTAGGGAGTTGCAGCACCTGGCAGCCAGGCTGGCCCCAAGGAACTCCACAGCAGGGCTATGGACCGAGACAGCTGCCCGGTGGCCACAGGGCCTCCACAAAGCACCAGCCCATAAGAACTCACTGGAGGACTTGAAGGTGGAGACATTTGCTGGGAGTCAGGGGGAAGCGGCCAACTACAGCATGATGGCATCTCTGGAGAGCCCTCTGCTAGGTGCCGGCCCAACCGTGGACATCAGCCAGGCAGAGCCTCTGCAAGCCCCTGGCACTGAAAGGTGGCACTTGATTTCCTGGGCAAAACAGGAGCATGGTTAGCTGGGGAGGGAGGGTCAAGCCAATCCTCTGGTAGTCTCACTGCTGTCCTCGATGTCCCTATTCACCAGTATCTATCCATGGCAGCTGCTGTAGATGCTTGACGAATGGTGTCCTCCAAAGACTGATTGTCACAGCTGGCCTGACATGGAGCTCCCAGAACATATTTCAGGTCCGCCTGCCTCTAAGGGATCCATTTAAATGGGTGCTGAAGGACCTGCAAGGCCAACACTGATGTGATTGTAAAGAAGGCCAGGAGTCTATAGCATGTCACATACACACATTTACCACCACATCATGGCCCTTCTGTCCCGTTCCTCTGGGCACATAAGCTTCTGTAACTTCAGTAAACATTTGGCAGGAGACCGAGGGCCAACTTTTAAACATTTCTGGCAAGCCACATGTGAACTCTCCCCACCACATTATATGATGCTGAGAGGGACCTTGTTTGAGCTCCCCTTTCCAACTTAACATCATACCTCTCGAGGTGATAGCGTGACTGAAGCTGAGGGCACCCGCATGGTCGAAAGACCGTAATATACAGAAGACTCACTATGAATGATGCCTCCTCTCAGAGGGATGTTGATCCACAGCTATCCACAGCCTTGCTAGTTGAATTCAGAAGGTGGATCAAGGCTTTACACTCTCTGTTCATCAGTGGTCCATCTTGCCCAAGGTGGGGGAGATGGAGAGCAGAAACACTGGGTTTCTTCCCATCTTCAAAGACAGCAAGGAGGAATTTCACTATTTTATGTTTGCAGCCgtttttcatttttagctcaCGCCACCTCCTTTTTCCACAGCAATGAGTTTGATGTGAGCCCCATGGGCCATGATGACATCAGCTTGGCTGACATGTATCGGTGGAAAGTCTCAGCTTATGCCCCCTGCAGCTCCACGTGCACTTCAGGTAGGTTTGGCTTCAAGTGGCTGATGATACGAGGTCCTTTTTGGCTGTTGATGGAGAGAATACTGGTATTTTTTAGAATGGCAGGTAGAGTTTCAGATGCAGTGAGCACTCCAGTAATTTAATCATGGTGGGAGGAGGCTTTTGGATCTGATGGAGCCCGACCAAGAGATGGTCTTGATTGCCCAGCAGGTATCAGCACCTCATATGCTATGTGTGTCCGGTACGACGGAGTGGAAGTGGATGAAACATACTGCGATGCCGTAATGCGACCAGAACCTACTCACGAATTTTGCACAGGGAGAGATTGCCAGCCTAGGTGAGTGGAAATGACATCAGCTGTCCATGGGGACAGCATACCTTGGTAAGGATCATTTTCTGCTCAAAGTATACAGCCATTTTTGAGCTGGAAGATATGCTTAAGCAGCTAAGCCCTTGTATCCCCTTGTAAGcaaaaagagggaaggaatttCCTAAGTTGCCTGCTAAGGGCAAAGTTGGCTTTCAAGACCAGCATCGCCTTAACACAAGGCATATACGTGATGAGGAGATTCATAGCAGCAGCTACTGGGCGACGGAGTCCCAGGCGTGCAGGCACTCCCCAGCCACCCTGTGTCCCTTGCTCCCCTTACCTGGgttttcctttgtgctttctCTCCTGGGGACTGCTCATGGAGGTGGGAGACCAGCCGGTGGAGTGAATGCTCCAGGACCTGTGGTGAGGGCTATCAGTACCGCACTGTGCGCTGCTGGAAGATGCTGGCTCCAGGCTTTGACAGCTCTGTTTATGATGACCTCTGTGAGTCAGCTGGGCTGGCCAGGCCCATGGAGAGGAAAGCCTGCAAGAACAAGGCCTGTGGGCCCCAGTGGGAGCTCTCCGAGTGGTCCGAGGTAGGCAGCAGGGGAGCTTTGCTCCCAGAGGTaagcagctggggctgggctggggcctgGAGGAAGGTGGCTGGAAGATGTTGGGTGCTGAGGAAGCCCCTggccaactgcatcctggggAAACAAAGACTGCCTTTACCCATAGGTCCCCTGTTCTGGCACTGCCCAGCAAACAAAGGccattgcaaaacattttttcgAAGGTCACTTCTCAAGCAGGATGTTGACCAAATGAAAGCCCTGTCAGCGAGAAGCTTTGCCTCCCTCTTCCAGAGGATCTAACTAAGGGTGAATGGGGAAACAGTAGCTTGGAGATGTAGAGAGGTGAAAACCCAACTGAAATCCCTTAGAATGACTTTCTACAGCCTGCTTGGGACTGGGCCAGTGGCCCAGTGACTTTGACCAGCAGTCCAGGCATCAGCATCTTGGAGCATTGGAGCTCTAGGACCCAAAGTAAATAAGTAGCAGAGATAGAGACGGACCCACCTTTTTCTGTAACCTTCTGGGGCCCTTCCCCTCTCACCTAGTGCAGCAGGGGGAAAACGGGAGGAGGCATAGCTGCCTCCCTTGCCTTTGCTTGTCCCCCTTGTTCTCTGCTGCTGAGCCCCGGGGCTGACTCTGTATGGCCATTGCAGTGTTCGGCCCAGTGCAGCACGCAGGGGACAATGAAGCGGGAGGTGCGCTGCTCGGTGGAAGCACCCCTCTGCGATGAGTCCCGGAAGCCCAGCAGCGAGAAGGTGTGCACAGGCCCACCCTGCGACCGCCGCTGGACCGCTTCAGATTGGGGCCCGGTGAGTCCAGGCGGTCTGCTTCTCCTTGCACGCAATGCTGGGGTTGCAGGGCTGGCGGGAGGGAGCAGGTAGGCAGTCATGCTACTGCTCTCTTTTGGCTTTCTTCTGGCAGAGGCTAAGCTAAAGAAAGTAGAATAATCCATATTTTTGCCTCTCTGTGCTCTAAATTTTGGTTAGCTATGAGGTGAGCTCAGTTTAATAATCTGGGAAGCTTACAGCACCTGGAGGATGGAAGCCCCTGACCAGATGTACCTGTAAAGACCCTTGGGATCCAGTGCCACAGTCCCAATGACAGAGCTAGGCTCTGGACTCAGGTCTCCTGGCATCACCGACCCTGACCCCTCCACCTTCCTGCTTTCTGATGTGTCTAAATGCCCTTTATTCCTCCAAGTGCTCAGGTTCGTGTGGTGAGGGACGCATGAGCCGCTTCATCGCATGTCGCAACCTGGAGGGCAAGGTGATCTCCAACTCGCAGTGTGACCCAGCCACCAAGCCCCTGGCTGTCCATCCGTGTGGAGACAAGAACTGCCCCGCACACTGGGTGGAGCAGGAGTGGGACCAGGTAAAGCCAAGCCCAGCACTGTGTCCTTagccctccttcccaccccataTTCCACAGGAGATGGTGGGAGCCTGGCTCCCTTGGCAGAGCAAGGTTGTGTGCTGCAACCTCCAGCCATGGAGCTGTACCCTTGTCCTAGTTCCTtttagaaagggagaaagaataaTGAATACCCCAGCTTGTCCCCACCCATCCCCTATAGACCACCCCAAAGTTTGTGGCATTTGCTGCCTTCCCAGGGACTTCCATTGGAGGGCAGCAGTGTCCTAAGGAAATTatcctcctctcccacctctgGCTGCCAGGTGGCAGTTGCAGACACCTCAGCAGAGCTCTTTGTCCAGAATGCGCACTCACCCCCCAAGATTTTGGTTCCACCACTAAAGAGAAAGCCACAACAAAAGCAGCTTCATCTTTGATAAATAATAGCCAGAGGTAAACCTGAACCAGAGCCCAGATCCCTGCCCTAGAAGTCACATCCAAGCCATGACTCTGTACTTGCTTCACAACTTAAGAGTCCAGGGAACATGGTCCAGGTACCCCATTCTACCAAACAATCACTTACCAGTCTACTTACTCCCCTTCTGTTGCTCAAGGCCTAGAGGCTTCAGGCTTCCCAATACAAGCTGATGCAAATCCCAGAGCACCCAGAAGAATGCATTGAGTCAGTTGTCAGGTTTGGGCTTTGTCTTTAAAGTCTTGAGCAAAATAGGGATTCACAAAGCACTAAGGCAGAAGATTTCTAGGGAACCAGAGAAGCAGCCAAGCCCCACCTGCCCCAACCATAGCTAAACCTCTATTCTCATTTTGCTACCCTTTATAGCTGTTGACTACATTCTGCTGAGTCTCCCTCCAGCACTGGTAACAAGCACAAACTGGTTAAACATGGGGACCCATGGCAGTCCCGTAACCCTCTCTTGCTCTGGCCTAGGGTGTGAGTGACACACAATACTGCAGTGCAGTTTTTCAGCTGCGTCCAGGCTATtaaactcacctgaactctgaaAGACCAGCTGAGGTCCCCACCTTTGTGCCAGCTGCTTTGCCTTTGCTGTGTTCTCTCAGCTGATCAGGTCTAAGTTCACAGGATGACTAAGGGCAAATGCAAGCCAGCTGTGCTGGCCCTGCCACGGTGAAGAAGGGCACAAAGCAGTGAAATCTCAAACTGGCAACTGTCTCCATGGGCATCAGAGAGCATAGCTAAGCTAGAATCAGATCCTGGCTCCTACGGCTTCTCTTGGTGGTCTTCTGAGAGAGTGAATCCCCCCAGCTAAGCCTGCATAGCTTTGGGCACAGCAGTACTTGTCCACGCAAATCACCTGCAGTGCACCAGTTTGGTCCCCTTGGGCCCATGCAAAGCTTGTCAGTACTCCAAGAGGTAGGTTGCTACATGAATACACTACATGGTTTTTGAGAACATAGATATACATAAAATAAGACAGAAACAGCTTTTTGTAGTCTTACCTTGGCTGCTCCATGTCCCTTGTGGTAGCTACTCTCCAGGCCAGCCAAGGTGAATTCGGCATTCCCAGTGCTGGCTAAACACTAATAACCAGCTTCTGTCCTCGCTCCCTAAGAAATTCAGCTCCTTTGCAGACACCCATTGCTCCTGTGACCTGGGTAGCACTACCTCCATTAGACTGGTGTTAGCACAAGTATAACCTTGCTTCTGAGCAGGATGCCATCTTACTTGAAGCTCTAGAGCTGACGAGCATCATTTGTTACCTGGCTGTTATGTTCTCTTTCCCAGTGCGATGCCAGCTGTGGGCGAGGGATGAAGACACGGGTCGTCTTGTGCGCAGGTCTGGAGAATGGTGTGTACAAGGAGTACCCTGAGAAGCGCTGTGAAGCCTCTCAGAAACCTGAGGAACAAGCTGCCTGTTTCAGGAGGCCATGTTCAACGTGGT contains:
- the LOC128148264 gene encoding ADAMTS-like protein 2 isoform X1 translates to MPARAPAAAAPATAAGGPPRRLLRGGCSSSSAAWPPLPAAASASSSSSSSSSSSAPPPPSALSSEAADGAGPWDEEVTKWWGEWSSWSTCSRSCGGGVMSRERHCLRQRLQMPQGTNSTMCAGQAKHYQLCQQQPCPANTASFKQQQCSSFNAKAFGKRYYHWMPLYPDDYTSISNKPCDLQCTTRSGERQLMARAQDGTSCKDRTYQGVCINGKCEPVGCDGSLYSPRTMDRCRVCGGDGSTCHRVSGSFRKAISQIGYVFITNIPAGATDILIIERRKTENILALADESGHFFFNGNSAIDNPQNFRVAGTIFKYRRPSSLNSDGLEYIIAHGPTNQSLNAMYYNFNGKMPHITYDYTVPRTPPLQTAAPAVDRPLYHHLPETSQNHPIPANSRAAQDFNATWLSLSPHDTSEQLPLREGHEDLGFGHPHFFQTNSTSQTQDWGWEQGEEKEKYDFQIRQVYHANTGEEEEEEAAAVGETELALRFNQISISTAVPYSMRRSELSENSRIAPSRLRLFRRLCHRDPHNTAFCRELQHLAARLAPRNSTAGLWTETAARWPQGLHKAPAHKNSLEDLKVETFAGSQGEAANYSMMASLESPLLGAGPTVDISQAEPLQAPGTESNEFDVSPMGHDDISLADMYRWKVSAYAPCSSTCTSAGISTSYAMCVRYDGVEVDETYCDAVMRPEPTHEFCTGRDCQPRWETSRWSECSRTCGEGYQYRTVRCWKMLAPGFDSSVYDDLCESAGLARPMERKACKNKACGPQWELSEWSECSAQCSTQGTMKREVRCSVEAPLCDESRKPSSEKVCTGPPCDRRWTASDWGPCSGSCGEGRMSRFIACRNLEGKVISNSQCDPATKPLAVHPCGDKNCPAHWVEQEWDQCDASCGRGMKTRVVLCAGLENGVYKEYPEKRCEASQKPEEQAACFRRPCSTWFTTSWSQCSKTCGAGVRLREVKCYQGEMLAQGCDPTSKPEARQTCQLQPCPTEAPEEDCEDKATANCVLVLKVKLCSHWYYRKACCRSCQLKSP
- the LOC128148264 gene encoding ADAMTS-like protein 2 isoform X2, with amino-acid sequence MPARAPAAAAPATAAGGPPRRLLRGGCSSSSAAWPPLPAAASASSSSSSSSSSSAPPPPSALSSEAADGAGPWDEEVTKWWGEWSSWSTCSRSCGGGVMSRERHCLRQRLQMPQGTNSTMCAGQAKHYQLCQQQPCPANTASFKQQQCSSFNAKAFGKRYYHWMPLYPDDYTSISNKPCDLQCTTRSGERQLMARAQDGTSCKDRTYQGVCINGKCEPVGCDGSLYSPRTMDRCRVCGGDGSTCHRVSGSFRKAISQIGYVFITNIPAGATDILIIERRKTENILALADESGHFFFNGNSAIDNPQNFRVAGTIFKYRRPSSLNSDGLEYIIAHGPTNQSLNAMYYNFNGKMPHITYDYTVPRTPPLQTAAPAVDRPLYHHLPETSQNHPIPANSRAAQDFNATWLSLSPHDTSEQLPLREGHEDLGFGHPHFFQTNSTSQTQDWGWEQGEEKEKYDFQIRQVYHANTGEEEEEEAAAVGETELALRFNQISISTAVPYSMRRSELSENSRIAPSRLRLFRRLCHRDPHNTAFCRELQHLAARLAPRNSTAGLWTETAARWPQGLHKAPAHKNSLEDLKVETFAGSQGEAANYSMMASLESPLLGAGPTVDISQAEPLQAPGTESNEFDVSPMGHDDISLADMYRWKVSAYAPCSSTCTSGISTSYAMCVRYDGVEVDETYCDAVMRPEPTHEFCTGRDCQPRWETSRWSECSRTCGEGYQYRTVRCWKMLAPGFDSSVYDDLCESAGLARPMERKACKNKACGPQWELSEWSECSAQCSTQGTMKREVRCSVEAPLCDESRKPSSEKVCTGPPCDRRWTASDWGPCSGSCGEGRMSRFIACRNLEGKVISNSQCDPATKPLAVHPCGDKNCPAHWVEQEWDQCDASCGRGMKTRVVLCAGLENGVYKEYPEKRCEASQKPEEQAACFRRPCSTWFTTSWSQCSKTCGAGVRLREVKCYQGEMLAQGCDPTSKPEARQTCQLQPCPTEAPEEDCEDKATANCVLVLKVKLCSHWYYRKACCRSCQLKSP
- the LOC128148264 gene encoding ADAMTS-like protein 2 isoform X4, giving the protein MARAQDGTSCKDRTYQGVCINGKCEPVGCDGSLYSPRTMDRCRVCGGDGSTCHRVSGSFRKAISQIGYVFITNIPAGATDILIIERRKTENILALADESGHFFFNGNSAIDNPQNFRVAGTIFKYRRPSSLNSDGLEYIIAHGPTNQSLNAMYYNFNGKMPHITYDYTVPRTPPLQTAAPAVDRPLYHHLPETSQNHPIPANSRAAQDFNATWLSLSPHDTSEQLPLREGHEDLGFGHPHFFQTNSTSQTQDWGWEQGEEKEKYDFQIRQVYHANTGEEEEEEAAAVGETELALRFNQISISTAVPYSMRRSELSENSRIAPSRLRLFRRLCHRDPHNTAFCRELQHLAARLAPRNSTAGLWTETAARWPQGLHKAPAHKNSLEDLKVETFAGSQGEAANYSMMASLESPLLGAGPTVDISQAEPLQAPGTESNEFDVSPMGHDDISLADMYRWKVSAYAPCSSTCTSAGISTSYAMCVRYDGVEVDETYCDAVMRPEPTHEFCTGRDCQPRWETSRWSECSRTCGEGYQYRTVRCWKMLAPGFDSSVYDDLCESAGLARPMERKACKNKACGPQWELSEWSECSAQCSTQGTMKREVRCSVEAPLCDESRKPSSEKVCTGPPCDRRWTASDWGPCSGSCGEGRMSRFIACRNLEGKVISNSQCDPATKPLAVHPCGDKNCPAHWVEQEWDQCDASCGRGMKTRVVLCAGLENGVYKEYPEKRCEASQKPEEQAACFRRPCSTWFTTSWSQCSKTCGAGVRLREVKCYQGEMLAQGCDPTSKPEARQTCQLQPCPTEAPEEDCEDKATANCVLVLKVKLCSHWYYRKACCRSCQLKSP
- the LOC128148264 gene encoding ADAMTS-like protein 2 isoform X5, with amino-acid sequence MAAAPRRRLRFFLLLFLLLLLSAAAPLGAKDSSEAADGAGPWDEEVTKWWGEWSSWSTCSRSCGGGVMSRERHCLRQRLQMPQGTNSTMCAGQAKHYQLCQQQPCPANTASFKQQQCSSFNAKAFGKRYYHWMPLYPDDYTSISNKPCDLQCTTRSGERQLMARAQDGTSCKDRTYQGVCINGKCEPVGCDGSLYSPRTMDRCRVCGGDGSTCHRVSGSFRKAISQIGYVFITNIPAGATDILIIERRKTENILALADESGHFFFNGNSAIDNPQNFRVAGTIFKYRRPSSLNSDGLEYIIAHGPTNQSLNAMYYNFNGKMPHITYDYTVPRTPPLQTAAPAVDRPLYHHLPETSQNHPIPANSRAAQDFNATWLSLSPHDTSEQLPLREGHEDLGFGHPHFFQTNSTSQTQDWGWEQGEEKEKYDFQIRQVYHANTGEEEEEEAAAVGETELALRFNQISISTAVPYSMRRSELSENSRIAPSRLRLFRRLCHRDPHNTAFCRELQHLAARLAPRNSTAGLWTETAARWPQGLHKAPAHKNSLEDLKVETFAGSQGEAANYSMMASLESPLLGAGPTVDISQAEPLQAPGTESNEFDVSPMGHDDISLADMYRWKVSAYAPCSSTCTSGISTSYAMCVRYDGVEVDETYCDAVMRPEPTHEFCTGRDCQPRWETSRWSECSRTCGEGYQYRTVRCWKMLAPGFDSSVYDDLCESAGLARPMERKACKNKACGPQWELSEWSECSAQCSTQGTMKREVRCSVEAPLCDESRKPSSEKVCTGPPCDRRWTASDWGPCSGSCGEGRMSRFIACRNLEGKVISNSQCDPATKPLAVHPCGDKNCPAHWVEQEWDQCDASCGRGMKTRVVLCAGLENGVYKEYPEKRCEASQKPEEQAACFRRPCSTWFTTSWSQCSKTCGAGVRLREVKCYQGEMLAQGCDPTSKPEARQTCQLQPCPTEAPEEDCEDKATANCVLVLKVKLCSHWYYRKACCRSCQLKSP
- the LOC128148264 gene encoding ADAMTS-like protein 2 isoform X3 → MAAAPRRRLRFFLLLFLLLLLSAAAPLGAKDSSEAADGAGPWDEEVTKWWGEWSSWSTCSRSCGGGVMSRERHCLRQRLQMPQGTNSTMCAGQAKHYQLCQQQPCPANTASFKQQQCSSFNAKAFGKRYYHWMPLYPDDYTSISNKPCDLQCTTRSGERQLMARAQDGTSCKDRTYQGVCINGKCEPVGCDGSLYSPRTMDRCRVCGGDGSTCHRVSGSFRKAISQIGYVFITNIPAGATDILIIERRKTENILALADESGHFFFNGNSAIDNPQNFRVAGTIFKYRRPSSLNSDGLEYIIAHGPTNQSLNAMYYNFNGKMPHITYDYTVPRTPPLQTAAPAVDRPLYHHLPETSQNHPIPANSRAAQDFNATWLSLSPHDTSEQLPLREGHEDLGFGHPHFFQTNSTSQTQDWGWEQGEEKEKYDFQIRQVYHANTGEEEEEEAAAVGETELALRFNQISISTAVPYSMRRSELSENSRIAPSRLRLFRRLCHRDPHNTAFCRELQHLAARLAPRNSTAGLWTETAARWPQGLHKAPAHKNSLEDLKVETFAGSQGEAANYSMMASLESPLLGAGPTVDISQAEPLQAPGTESNEFDVSPMGHDDISLADMYRWKVSAYAPCSSTCTSAGISTSYAMCVRYDGVEVDETYCDAVMRPEPTHEFCTGRDCQPRWETSRWSECSRTCGEGYQYRTVRCWKMLAPGFDSSVYDDLCESAGLARPMERKACKNKACGPQWELSEWSECSAQCSTQGTMKREVRCSVEAPLCDESRKPSSEKVCTGPPCDRRWTASDWGPCSGSCGEGRMSRFIACRNLEGKVISNSQCDPATKPLAVHPCGDKNCPAHWVEQEWDQCDASCGRGMKTRVVLCAGLENGVYKEYPEKRCEASQKPEEQAACFRRPCSTWFTTSWSQCSKTCGAGVRLREVKCYQGEMLAQGCDPTSKPEARQTCQLQPCPTEAPEEDCEDKATANCVLVLKVKLCSHWYYRKACCRSCQLKSP